One window of the Streptomyces sp. TS71-3 genome contains the following:
- a CDS encoding GNAT family N-acetyltransferase: MTVIVRAVRPEHRVDVEAFVRVRQATLPYILFTPESIAYDVNHAHPEAHLTALIAEEEGEAVGVATVNVAHDSPEPGIGNANIYVHPERRGRGAGSALLRVAEDHLAAHGVRKVFSWVLDEPANHAFAERRGFQRRRPSRFLRLDLTGTLPPRAAVPDGVELRSGADFAADPRPVFALDAETIRDEPSDVDMEFTQYEQWLADTWRHPLTSPELTTVALVDGEPAAFTLGRTDGTRYGTMMTGTARRFRGRGLARLCKTDALHRARAAGCTDAYTGNDADNGPMLAVNASCGYRVSATEVRYVRELG, from the coding sequence ATGACTGTGATCGTCCGGGCCGTGCGGCCCGAGCACCGGGTGGACGTCGAGGCCTTCGTGCGGGTCAGGCAGGCCACCCTGCCCTACATCCTCTTCACGCCCGAGTCCATCGCGTACGACGTGAACCACGCCCACCCGGAGGCGCATCTGACGGCGCTGATCGCCGAGGAGGAGGGCGAGGCCGTCGGCGTGGCCACCGTCAACGTCGCCCACGACAGCCCCGAGCCCGGGATCGGGAACGCCAACATATACGTCCACCCGGAGCGCCGGGGGCGCGGCGCGGGCTCGGCGCTGCTCCGGGTGGCCGAGGACCATCTGGCGGCCCACGGGGTCCGCAAGGTCTTCAGCTGGGTGCTGGACGAACCGGCCAACCACGCGTTCGCCGAGCGGCGCGGCTTCCAGCGTCGCCGCCCCTCGCGGTTCCTCCGCCTGGACCTCACCGGCACCCTGCCTCCGCGGGCGGCTGTGCCGGACGGCGTCGAGCTGCGCTCGGGGGCGGACTTCGCGGCCGATCCGCGCCCGGTCTTCGCGCTGGACGCCGAGACCATCCGGGACGAGCCCAGCGACGTCGACATGGAGTTCACGCAGTACGAGCAGTGGCTCGCGGACACCTGGCGGCACCCTCTGACCAGCCCCGAGCTGACCACGGTCGCCCTGGTGGACGGCGAGCCCGCGGCGTTCACGCTGGGCCGCACGGACGGCACCCGCTACGGCACCATGATGACCGGCACCGCCCGCCGCTTCCGCGGGCGCGGCCTCGCCCGGCTCTGCAAGACCGACGCCCTGCACCGGGCACGCGCCGCCGGCTGCACGGACGCGTACACCGGAAACGACGCCGACAACGGCCCGATGCTCGCCGTGAACGCCTCCTGCGGCTACCGGGTCAGCGCCACGGAGGTCAGGTACGTCCGCGAACTGGGCTGA
- the hmgA gene encoding homogentisate 1,2-dioxygenase, with product MNGADARKTAEGLVYLSGFGNQHGSEAVPGALPQGRNAPQRAPLGLYAEQLSGTAFTEPRAQNRRSWLYRIRPSAAHPAFTRTDNGAIRTAPFTESVPDPNRLRWDPLPEPAPGTDFVTGLWTLGGNGDATQRTGMAVHLYHADTSMADRVFSDADGELLIVPEHGELLLHTEFGMLHARPGEVALVPRGVRFRVDLLPPASAGARGGAARGYVCENYGRPFQLPELGPIGANGLANARDFRAPVAAFEDADRPVRVISKFCGNLWEAAYDHSPLDVVAWHGNHVPYVYDLRCFNVIGSISYDHPDPSIFTVLTSPSDTPGLAGVDFVVFAPRWLVGEDTFRPPYFHRNVMTEYMGLIEGAYDAKTGGGFVPGGGSLHNMMSAHGPDRQTFDRASAAELAPQKIDDGLAFMFETRWPVTLTAQAAGAGHLQRDYDAVWQGLQRHFRNG from the coding sequence ATGAACGGCGCGGACGCACGCAAGACCGCCGAGGGCTTGGTGTATCTCAGCGGTTTCGGCAACCAGCACGGTTCCGAGGCGGTCCCGGGCGCCCTGCCGCAGGGCCGCAACGCGCCGCAGCGCGCCCCGCTGGGGCTCTACGCGGAGCAGCTCAGCGGCACCGCGTTCACGGAGCCGCGCGCCCAGAACCGCCGCTCCTGGCTCTACCGCATCCGCCCGTCCGCGGCCCACCCGGCCTTCACCCGCACGGACAACGGCGCGATCCGCACGGCCCCGTTCACGGAATCCGTGCCCGACCCCAACCGGCTGCGCTGGGACCCGCTCCCCGAGCCGGCGCCCGGCACGGACTTCGTGACGGGCCTGTGGACGCTCGGCGGCAACGGCGACGCCACCCAGCGCACCGGCATGGCGGTGCACCTCTACCACGCCGACACCTCGATGGCCGACCGGGTCTTCAGCGACGCCGACGGCGAGCTGCTGATCGTGCCGGAGCACGGCGAGCTGCTGCTGCACACCGAGTTCGGGATGCTGCACGCCCGCCCCGGTGAGGTGGCGCTCGTGCCGCGGGGGGTGCGGTTCCGGGTGGATCTGCTGCCGCCCGCGTCGGCCGGCGCGCGGGGCGGCGCGGCCCGCGGCTACGTCTGCGAGAACTACGGCCGCCCCTTCCAGCTCCCCGAGCTCGGCCCCATCGGGGCCAACGGCCTTGCGAACGCCCGGGACTTCCGGGCACCGGTGGCTGCGTTCGAGGACGCGGACCGCCCGGTGCGGGTGATCAGCAAGTTCTGCGGCAACCTCTGGGAGGCCGCCTACGACCACTCCCCGCTGGACGTGGTCGCCTGGCACGGCAACCACGTGCCGTACGTCTACGACCTGCGCTGCTTCAACGTGATCGGCTCCATCAGCTACGACCACCCGGACCCGTCGATCTTCACGGTCCTCACGTCCCCCTCCGACACCCCGGGGCTCGCCGGCGTCGACTTCGTCGTCTTCGCGCCGCGCTGGCTGGTGGGCGAGGACACCTTCCGGCCACCGTACTTCCACCGCAACGTGATGACGGAGTACATGGGCCTGATCGAGGGGGCGTACGACGCGAAGACCGGCGGCGGCTTCGTGCCCGGCGGCGGCTCGCTGCACAACATGATGTCGGCCCACGGCCCCGACCGGCAGACCTTCGATCGGGCGAGCGCCGCCGAGCTCGCGCCCCAGAAGATCGACGACGGCCTCGCCTTCATGTTCGAGACCCGCTGGCCGGTGACCTTGACTGCCCAGGCGGCGGGCGCCGGGCACCTGCAGCGCGACTACGACGCGGTGTGGCAGGGCCTCCAGCGGCACTTCCGCAACGGATGA
- a CDS encoding response regulator yields the protein MTKVLVVDDDFVVAKLHSRCVSAAGGCTVVGVAHSGAQALRAVERLRPDLLLLDVYLPDMDGIQVLRELRSAEERDPSRQPVDALFITAARDADTVRAAVRAGALHYLIKPFNQGALHEQLRHVTALRARLDGLGEARQEDVDQIFGPRPPGSQGLPKGLAAGTADLVERTLREHPDGLSASECAERGALSRVSARRYLEYFAETGRAEVTLRYGGTGRPERRFRWLARGPSGEG from the coding sequence ATGACGAAAGTGCTGGTCGTGGACGACGACTTCGTGGTCGCCAAGCTGCACAGCCGCTGTGTGTCGGCCGCCGGCGGCTGCACGGTGGTCGGGGTGGCGCACAGCGGGGCCCAGGCGCTGCGCGCGGTGGAGCGGCTCCGGCCCGATCTGCTGCTGCTCGATGTGTACCTGCCCGACATGGACGGCATCCAGGTGCTGCGCGAGCTGCGGTCGGCCGAGGAGCGCGACCCGTCGCGGCAGCCGGTGGACGCGCTGTTCATCACGGCGGCGCGGGACGCGGACACGGTACGGGCGGCGGTGCGCGCCGGTGCGCTGCACTACCTGATCAAACCGTTCAACCAGGGTGCGCTCCACGAGCAGTTGCGGCACGTGACCGCGCTGCGGGCCCGGCTGGACGGCCTGGGCGAGGCGCGCCAGGAGGACGTGGACCAGATCTTCGGGCCCCGCCCGCCCGGCTCCCAGGGCCTGCCGAAGGGGCTCGCGGCGGGCACCGCCGACCTGGTGGAGCGCACCCTGCGGGAGCATCCGGACGGCCTGTCCGCGTCGGAGTGCGCCGAGCGGGGCGCACTGTCACGTGTCAGCGCGCGCCGCTACCTGGAGTACTTCGCGGAGACCGGACGCGCCGAGGTGACGCTCAGGTACGGCGGCACGGGGCGTCCCGAGCGGCGGTTCCGCTGGCTGGCGCGGGGCCCGTCCGGCGAGGGGTGA
- a CDS encoding GntR family transcriptional regulator yields the protein MTLRIGIDQDGGVPPYEQLRAQISEQARSGALPVGYKLPTVRGLAESLGLAANTVAKAYRVLEADGVIETRGRHGTFVAAAGGAAEREAAAAAQAYAERVRRLGLPEDAASALARDALRAVYEAG from the coding sequence GTGACACTGAGGATCGGAATCGACCAGGACGGCGGCGTGCCCCCGTACGAGCAGCTGCGCGCCCAGATCTCCGAGCAGGCACGCTCCGGAGCGCTGCCCGTCGGATACAAGCTCCCCACGGTCCGCGGGCTCGCGGAGTCGCTCGGCCTCGCCGCCAACACCGTGGCCAAGGCCTACCGGGTCCTGGAGGCGGACGGCGTGATCGAGACCCGCGGCCGGCACGGCACGTTCGTGGCGGCGGCCGGAGGCGCGGCGGAGCGGGAGGCGGCCGCCGCGGCCCAGGCGTACGCGGAGCGGGTACGGCGGCTCGGCCTCCCGGAGGACGCCGCTTCGGCGCTGGCCCGCGACGCGCTCCGTGCGGTGTACGAAGCGGGGTGA
- a CDS encoding GNAT family N-acetyltransferase: MTDSEEIRKATPDDVPAVRDVTDAAYRPYVERIGLEPGPMGADHAAYVAAGRVFVIGKPVMGLVVVVPFEDHVLLESVAVHPDAHGRGLGRRLLTFVEDFARDLGSPEIRLYTHAKMWENQRIYPRYGYETVQRRADGPYDRVYYRKRLTP, from the coding sequence ATGACCGATTCCGAGGAGATACGCAAGGCCACCCCCGACGACGTGCCCGCCGTGCGGGACGTCACCGACGCCGCCTACCGCCCGTACGTCGAGCGCATCGGCCTGGAGCCGGGGCCGATGGGCGCCGACCACGCGGCGTACGTGGCGGCTGGGCGGGTGTTCGTCATCGGGAAGCCGGTCATGGGGCTGGTGGTCGTCGTGCCCTTCGAGGACCACGTGCTGCTGGAGAGCGTCGCGGTCCACCCGGACGCCCACGGCCGCGGTCTCGGCCGCCGCCTGCTCACCTTCGTGGAGGACTTCGCCCGGGACCTCGGGAGCCCCGAGATCCGGCTCTACACGCACGCGAAGATGTGGGAGAACCAGCGGATCTACCCGCGGTACGGCTACGAGACGGTCCAGCGGCGCGCCGACGGGCCGTACGACCGCGTGTACTACCGCAAGCGGCTCACCCCGTAA
- a CDS encoding nuclear transport factor 2 family protein has product MSSPHRFRLRALVTVLPALALVGLMGCTDAAGGTGAAGAAATSAGRLTDGRDEQGHRYREVPENGAPQVDVVVRPDAEDGWDLTLSVRHFRFTPARDPGRPAAVGRGGAQLYLDGRRLTLLHGPGYHLPSRLLSRGTHEVTARLYADDHTVWAVHGKPVESTAPVTASDATPDASAGPGAGVPSGGAAAASGGASAGGGPAAPPASAGPVPADRGTAP; this is encoded by the coding sequence ATGTCGTCGCCGCATCGGTTCCGTCTCCGGGCACTCGTCACGGTCCTGCCGGCTCTCGCGCTCGTGGGCCTCATGGGCTGCACCGATGCCGCGGGCGGCACGGGCGCGGCCGGCGCCGCCGCGACGTCGGCAGGGCGGCTCACCGACGGCCGCGACGAACAGGGCCACCGGTACCGGGAGGTGCCCGAGAACGGCGCGCCCCAGGTGGACGTCGTGGTCCGGCCGGACGCCGAGGACGGCTGGGACCTGACGCTGAGCGTGCGCCACTTCCGCTTCACCCCCGCCCGCGACCCCGGCCGACCGGCCGCCGTGGGCCGCGGAGGGGCCCAGCTCTATCTGGACGGACGGCGGCTCACCCTGCTGCACGGCCCCGGGTACCACCTGCCGTCGAGACTGCTCTCCCGCGGCACCCATGAGGTCACCGCCCGGCTCTACGCGGACGACCACACCGTCTGGGCGGTGCACGGCAAGCCGGTGGAGAGCACGGCGCCGGTGACCGCCTCGGACGCGACACCCGACGCGAGCGCCGGCCCCGGGGCCGGGGTCCCCTCCGGTGGTGCGGCGGCGGCTTCCGGCGGCGCCTCGGCGGGCGGCGGCCCCGCGGCCCCTCCCGCCTCCGCCGGCCCCGTGCCCGCAGACCGGGGGACGGCGCCGTGA
- a CDS encoding DUF5925 domain-containing protein, with product MSPNPFDALPIRLTVDDSDSPTDVVDALFLGRFATGEQPYAHSVNIDRVRSGATLLPPGGTVLRASRDDDRSATLVAGEGWTLLVSRWNRGADVTVTATAPELAERILKQATDGAQDEPEPQPENVTMGFWYVSPRRGPHRTTRQISAGTWAEVRQNYTAPVATALDGLMKTTPDDIAGRLLLLHGPPGTGKTSALRTLARAWRDWCQVDCVLDPERLFSDVGYLMDIAIGEDDGTAKGRWRLLLLEDCDELIRGEAKHTAGQALSRLLNLTDGLLGQGRNVLVGVTTNEDLERLHPAVVRPGRCLARIEVGALTRAESVAWLGTEEGVGREGASLAELYALRRGTVPASVPDPRGGAAAGMYL from the coding sequence ATGTCCCCGAACCCATTCGACGCTCTGCCGATCCGGCTCACGGTCGACGACAGCGACTCGCCCACGGACGTCGTGGACGCGCTGTTCCTCGGCCGCTTCGCGACGGGTGAGCAGCCGTACGCGCACAGCGTGAACATAGACCGGGTCCGCTCGGGCGCCACTCTGCTGCCGCCCGGAGGCACGGTGCTGCGCGCCTCCCGGGACGACGACCGCAGCGCCACGCTGGTCGCGGGCGAGGGGTGGACGCTGCTGGTCTCCCGCTGGAACCGCGGCGCGGACGTCACCGTCACCGCGACCGCCCCCGAGCTCGCGGAGCGGATCCTGAAGCAGGCCACGGACGGCGCGCAGGACGAGCCCGAGCCGCAGCCGGAGAACGTCACCATGGGGTTCTGGTACGTCTCCCCGCGGCGCGGCCCGCACCGCACCACCCGGCAGATCTCGGCGGGCACGTGGGCGGAGGTGCGGCAGAACTACACGGCACCGGTCGCCACCGCGCTGGACGGCCTGATGAAGACCACGCCCGACGACATCGCGGGCCGCCTCCTGCTGCTGCACGGGCCGCCCGGCACCGGCAAGACCTCGGCCCTGCGCACGCTGGCGCGGGCCTGGCGCGACTGGTGCCAGGTGGACTGCGTGCTCGACCCCGAACGGCTGTTCTCGGACGTCGGCTACCTGATGGACATCGCCATCGGGGAGGACGACGGCACGGCGAAGGGGCGCTGGCGGCTGCTGCTCCTGGAGGACTGCGACGAGCTGATCCGCGGCGAGGCGAAGCACACGGCGGGTCAGGCGCTGTCCCGCCTGCTCAACCTGACGGACGGCCTGCTCGGCCAGGGCCGCAACGTCCTGGTCGGCGTGACCACCAACGAGGACCTGGAGCGCCTGCACCCGGCCGTGGTGCGCCCCGGACGCTGCCTCGCCCGTATCGAGGTGGGCGCGCTCACGCGTGCGGAGTCGGTGGCGTGGCTCGGCACGGAGGAGGGGGTCGGCCGCGAGGGCGCCAGCCTCGCCGAGCTGTACGCCCTGCGCCGCGGCACCGTCCCTGCGTCGGTCCCCGATCCGCGCGGCGGCGCGGCGGCGGGCATGTACCTGTAA
- a CDS encoding TetR/AcrR family transcriptional regulator, with the protein MGALRRPPLQRRSVARLGRILDACAELLDEVGYDGLSTRAVAERAGVAVGSVYRFFGNKRAMADALAARNLERYAERVTERLAGIGPGDWRGATDAVLDEYVAMKRTAPGFTLVDFGNQIPVGTPTAAPNLQVAARLTELLSGHLGRPPDIAVRRAVLVAVESADALVRLAFRMDPAGDPALVEETRALLRRYLAGVLD; encoded by the coding sequence TTGGGCGCGCTGCGCCGCCCGCCCCTGCAACGCCGCAGCGTGGCACGGCTCGGCCGGATCCTCGACGCCTGCGCCGAACTCCTCGACGAGGTGGGCTACGACGGCCTGAGCACCCGCGCGGTCGCCGAGCGGGCCGGCGTCGCCGTCGGCTCTGTCTACCGCTTCTTCGGCAACAAGCGCGCCATGGCCGACGCGCTCGCCGCACGGAACCTGGAGCGCTACGCCGAACGCGTCACCGAGCGGCTGGCGGGGATCGGTCCGGGGGACTGGCGTGGTGCGACGGACGCCGTGCTCGACGAGTACGTCGCCATGAAACGCACCGCGCCCGGCTTCACGCTGGTCGACTTCGGCAACCAGATCCCCGTCGGCACCCCGACCGCCGCCCCCAACCTCCAGGTGGCGGCGCGGCTCACCGAACTGCTCTCCGGCCACCTGGGCCGCCCGCCGGACATCGCCGTGCGCCGGGCCGTCCTGGTAGCGGTCGAGTCGGCCGACGCGCTGGTCCGCCTGGCGTTCCGGATGGACCCGGCCGGCGACCCCGCGCTGGTCGAGGAGACCCGGGCGCTGCTGCGGCGGTACCTGGCCGGCGTCCTCGACTGA
- a CDS encoding type ISP restriction/modification enzyme → MPGVTHDDAPLLTDLMPWSVAPLRLGRGWPLAPDAATLKARWEALVRASDEERAALFVPSRVRTVDSAAAQLPGQPTGTGRIAREDGPCPEPVRVMHGPFDEQWLIPDHRLIDAARPELWRVADDRQLFAVEQGQVPDAAGPAVLASGVLPDGRSPAGRPGRIRPLYRRPGGREPNLAPGLLDHLAARLGHPPAPEDLLAWTLATARPGTAGTLVPLTGDPETWAHGTRLGHRMLRLMVRGGPERPKLPGGRRPYVRAPLPSRPAEVLYDPEEEALELDEGRIAPVAPEAWDFRVSGVRVLELWLTRRLHRPEPGTLEAIGPAVWPQSWTSELLELITVLTLLGGLGPEQEALADVLVAPIGAAELRTAGILPVPETARRPASVLDHHEEGPEGQFALL, encoded by the coding sequence ATGCCGGGCGTGACCCACGACGACGCGCCGCTGCTCACGGACCTCATGCCGTGGTCCGTCGCGCCGCTGCGTCTGGGGCGCGGCTGGCCGCTGGCGCCCGACGCGGCGACCCTGAAGGCCCGGTGGGAGGCCCTCGTCCGCGCCTCGGACGAGGAGCGCGCGGCGCTGTTCGTGCCGAGCCGCGTGCGCACGGTGGACTCCGCGGCCGCCCAGTTGCCGGGCCAGCCCACGGGGACCGGCCGGATCGCGCGCGAGGACGGCCCCTGCCCCGAGCCGGTCCGGGTGATGCACGGCCCGTTCGACGAGCAGTGGCTGATACCCGACCACCGGCTGATCGACGCGGCGCGGCCGGAGCTCTGGCGGGTCGCCGACGACCGGCAGCTCTTCGCGGTCGAGCAGGGCCAGGTGCCCGACGCGGCGGGACCGGCCGTGCTGGCCTCCGGCGTGCTGCCGGACGGCCGCTCGCCGGCGGGCCGCCCCGGGCGCATCCGGCCGCTCTACCGCAGGCCCGGCGGGCGCGAACCGAACCTGGCCCCCGGCCTGCTCGACCATCTCGCCGCCCGGCTCGGCCACCCGCCGGCGCCCGAGGACCTGCTGGCCTGGACGCTGGCCACCGCCCGCCCCGGCACCGCGGGAACCCTCGTGCCGCTCACCGGGGACCCGGAGACCTGGGCGCACGGCACCCGGCTGGGCCACCGGATGCTGCGCCTGATGGTGCGGGGCGGCCCCGAGCGCCCCAAGCTGCCCGGCGGCCGGCGCCCCTATGTCCGGGCGCCCCTGCCGTCCCGGCCCGCCGAGGTCCTGTACGACCCCGAGGAGGAGGCCCTGGAGCTGGACGAGGGGCGGATCGCGCCGGTGGCACCCGAGGCGTGGGACTTCCGGGTGAGCGGGGTGCGGGTGCTGGAGCTGTGGCTGACCCGCCGTCTGCACCGCCCCGAGCCGGGCACGCTGGAGGCGATCGGCCCGGCGGTCTGGCCGCAGTCCTGGACCTCCGAGCTGCTGGAACTGATCACCGTCCTCACCCTCCTGGGGGGCCTCGGGCCGGAGCAGGAGGCCCTGGCGGACGTCCTGGTGGCACCGATCGGCGCGGCCGAGCTGCGCACCGCGGGCATCCTGCCCGTGCCGGAAACGGCCCGCCGCCCGGCGTCGGTGCTTGACCACCACGAGGAGGGCCCCGAAGGGCAGTTCGCGCTGCTCTAG
- a CDS encoding GntR family transcriptional regulator — protein sequence MSGTRRPAAPGADRASGASGGRPGRAGEEPGTAETGGAGGTGAPAFAPDSIVLNRKLPLWYQVSQSLRASVLGRAPDAPLRLPTEERLAEHYGVSVLTMRQALGELEEEGLISRHRRRGTFIEPGALAGAPVRLLGSVDTIVAQQSGMTSRLLGHGPGPVPATYADHFPGLAEVATYHRLRHDERTGEPTNHARNYVRPDVARRIDPADLERLPMTKVLRDGAGARIGRITDTVQARLADPETARLLGVPLLSPILHYTGITHDEAGRVLDVAVIQYRGDRFSFTVTLEAQ from the coding sequence ATGAGCGGTACACGGCGCCCGGCGGCCCCGGGCGCGGACCGGGCGTCCGGGGCGTCCGGGGGCCGCCCGGGGCGGGCCGGAGAGGAACCGGGCACAGCGGAAACCGGCGGAGCGGGCGGGACCGGTGCACCCGCGTTCGCCCCGGACTCGATCGTCCTGAACCGCAAGCTGCCGCTGTGGTACCAGGTCTCGCAGTCGCTGCGGGCCTCGGTTCTCGGCCGGGCCCCCGACGCTCCCCTCCGGCTGCCCACCGAGGAGCGGCTCGCCGAGCACTACGGCGTCAGCGTGCTCACCATGCGGCAGGCGCTGGGGGAGCTGGAGGAGGAGGGCCTGATCAGCAGGCACCGCCGGCGGGGCACCTTCATCGAGCCCGGCGCCCTCGCGGGCGCCCCGGTCCGGCTCCTGGGCTCGGTCGACACGATCGTGGCCCAGCAGTCGGGCATGACGTCCAGGCTGCTGGGACACGGCCCGGGCCCGGTGCCCGCAACGTACGCCGATCACTTTCCGGGCCTTGCCGAGGTGGCCACGTACCACCGGCTGCGCCACGACGAGAGGACCGGCGAGCCCACCAACCACGCCCGCAACTACGTGCGTCCGGACGTGGCCCGCCGCATCGACCCCGCCGACCTGGAGCGCCTGCCGATGACCAAGGTGCTCCGGGACGGGGCCGGGGCGCGCATCGGCCGGATCACCGACACGGTGCAGGCGCGGCTTGCGGACCCGGAGACGGCCCGGCTGCTGGGCGTCCCGCTGCTCAGCCCGATCCTGCACTACACCGGCATCACGCATGACGAGGCGGGCCGCGTCCTTGACGTCGCGGTCATCCAGTACCGCGGCGACCGTTTCTCCTTCACGGTCACCCTGGAAGCGCAGTGA